In Desulfurellaceae bacterium, one DNA window encodes the following:
- a CDS encoding DUF4212 domain-containing protein produces the protein MANDSLSDTRRQSYWRKNLTIVAVLLSIWFSVSFGLSIIFIDSLNTVRVGGFRLGFWMAQQGSLYIFVILIFVYVWLMNRLDRAYGVHEHDPAGGEA, from the coding sequence ATGGCAAACGACTCCCTGTCCGACACCCGCCGCCAGAGCTACTGGCGTAAGAATCTGACGATTGTCGCAGTCCTGCTGAGTATCTGGTTCAGCGTGTCTTTCGGCCTGTCTATCATCTTTATCGACTCCCTGAACACCGTCCGGGTGGGCGGCTTCCGGCTAGGCTTCTGGATGGCCCAGCAGGGCTCGCTGTACATCTTCGTCATCCTGATCTTTGTCTACGTGTGGCTCATGAATCGTCTGGACCGGGCCTACGGCGTCCACGAACACGACCCGGCGGGCGGGGAAGCATGA